One Nitrospirota bacterium genomic window, GGATTCATAAGATACCCCTTTTTATGAGTAACCACGGATTAACACAGATGGACACAGAAGCTGACGATCTTAATGGATATGATCCGTGTTTATCCGTGTTCATCCATGGTAAAAAAATCCTTATTCCTTATCGTCCGTCAAGGCCGCAAGACCCGGCAGTACCTTGCCTTCCAGCAACTCGAGCGATGCGCCGCCGCCGGTGGAAATGAACGAGATGCTGTCGGACACGCCTGCCTTGTGCACTGCCACATCCGTATCACCGCCGCCCACGATCGTGGTCGCGTACGCGTCAGCAACCGAGCGCGCGATCGCGAAGGTCCCGCGTGAGTAGGCGTCCTTTTCGAACATGCCCATGGGACCGTTCCAGATGATGGTCTTGGCATCCTGGATCGCCTCTGCGAAGAGCCGGGTCGTTGCCGGGCCGATGTCGAGACCGATCCATCCCTTGGGGATCTCCTGGGACGTTACGATCTTCGTCGCTGCCCCGTCTTCCATGCTCTCTGCGACAACAAAATCCACCGGCAAATAGAATTTGACGCCCTTGTCACGAACGCCTTTTCTGAGGCGCTGTGCCATCTCGAGCATGTCCTCTTCCACCAGGGAGTTGCCCACCTCCTGGCCCCGTGCCTTGCTGAAGGTAAATGCCATGGCGCCGCCTACGATGATCTTGTCCGCCTTGTTCTGGAAATTTTCAATCACCCCGATCTTTCCCGAGACCTTTGCGCCTCCGAGGATGACCACGAAAGGCCGCACAGGATTGGCAACGGTCTTCTGAAGATAATCGATCTCCTTCTTCATGAGAAAACCAGCCACCGACTGCTTTACGAACCTGGTTATGCCGTAGGTGGAGGCATGGGCGCGGTGTGCGGTGCCGAAGGCATCGTTCACATAGACATCGGTGAACGCGGCGAGGGCCTTGGAGAATCCCTCGTCGTTCTTCTCTTCCTCGGGATGGAACCGGAGGTTTTCAAGCAGCAGCACGTCGCCGGGCCGCATGCCCTGGACCAGATGCTCCACATCAGGGCCGATGCAGTCCTTGGCGAATTTCACCTCTTTATTCAGAAGCCGGTTCAGCCGCAGGGCGACCGGCGCAAGGCTGTATTTGGCGTCTGGCTTGCCCTTGGGCCGTCCGAGGTGCGACGCGAGGATCACCTTGGCGCCCGCGTCGAGCGCGTAGTTGATCGTTGGAAGCGTGGAGCGGATCCTGGTGTCGTCGTTGATATTGCCGTTCTCGTCAAGCGGCACGTTGAAGTCCGCGCGGATGAAGACACGCTTGCCCTTCAGATCGACCTTCTCGATGGTTTTCTTATCCATGGTCACCTTTGGTGAAAATTTCAAATCCCAAAACACAAATCCCAAATAATACTCAAATTCAAAATATCAATGTTCGAAATGTTTAAAATTTGATGCTTGATGCTTGGAGCTTATTTGTTATTTGATGCTTGTCATTTGAAATTTATTGTTTATTAGAGTCCCTTCTTCGCCACCAGGATAGCCAGATCACGCAGCCGGTTCGAATAGCCCCATTCGTTGTCGTACCAGGAGATCACCTTCACCATGGTGCCTTCCATGACGGTTGTGAGCGCTGCGTCAATAATGGAAGAATGTGGGTTGCCCTTGAAATCGATGGAGACGAGGGGCGCTTCTTCGAACTGGAGAATGCCTTTAAGCTTTCCGTCGGCTGCGGCCTTGAGCGCGGCATTCACTTCTTCCTTG contains:
- a CDS encoding phosphoglycerate kinase, whose translation is MDKKTIEKVDLKGKRVFIRADFNVPLDENGNINDDTRIRSTLPTINYALDAGAKVILASHLGRPKGKPDAKYSLAPVALRLNRLLNKEVKFAKDCIGPDVEHLVQGMRPGDVLLLENLRFHPEEEKNDEGFSKALAAFTDVYVNDAFGTAHRAHASTYGITRFVKQSVAGFLMKKEIDYLQKTVANPVRPFVVILGGAKVSGKIGVIENFQNKADKIIVGGAMAFTFSKARGQEVGNSLVEEDMLEMAQRLRKGVRDKGVKFYLPVDFVVAESMEDGAATKIVTSQEIPKGWIGLDIGPATTRLFAEAIQDAKTIIWNGPMGMFEKDAYSRGTFAIARSVADAYATTIVGGGDTDVAVHKAGVSDSISFISTGGGASLELLEGKVLPGLAALTDDKE